A window of the Hordeum vulgare subsp. vulgare chromosome 5H, MorexV3_pseudomolecules_assembly, whole genome shotgun sequence genome harbors these coding sequences:
- the LOC123398707 gene encoding protein TIFY 5A: MPGGDDAGMGACGADGLELSLRLGSPTMAPAPAPAPARRNLAIVYDRRVLCAVDVVELQAMAIISMANQETTGKITDMDEAGIAQGAWRAARAPTRAPPNHGGIVAPTPVGDQGGLSMKRSLQRFLEKRKTRASTASPYGVHRPAGPPRS, from the exons ATGCCCGGCGGCGACGACGCCGGCATGGGAGCCTGCGGTGCCGACGGCCTGGAGCTTAGCCTCCGCCTTGGAAGCCCGACGATGGCCCCCgccccggcgccggcgccggcacgGAGGAACCTCGCGATTGTGTACGACCGGCGCGTGCTGTGCGCCGTCGACGTGGTCGAGCTACAG GCAATGGCAATCATATCCATGGCGAACCAGGAAACGACGGGGAAGATCACAGACATGGACGAGGCCGGCATCGCGCAAGGGGCGTGGCGCGCCGCTCGCGCGCCGACGAGGGCACCTCCGAATCACGGCGGCATCGTGGCGCCGACGCCGGTCGGCGATCAGGGGGGGCTGTCGATGAAGCGCTCGCTGCAGCGGTTCCTCGAGAAGCGCAAGACGAGGGCCAGCACCGCGTCGCCGTACGGCGTGCACCGGCCCGCCGGGCCGCCGAGATCTTGA